The [Clostridium] celerecrescens 18A genomic sequence CTGCAGGATTCTCCTCCTGCGGCTGCACCTTTCCAGCCATTTTGCAGAATTTCTATTACATAAAAAAGATGACCGCTCAGTTAACGGCTGGCGGTCATACAATATCATCCCCTCTTTTTAGAATCCGTATCGTTCCAGCATCTCCAAAGGACACTGGTTTTCCTTCATACGTTTTCTCATGAAATGGATCATTCTTTTTTCTGCTGCTTCATCCTCAATGGGCGATTCCTGATTCGGATCTTTTTCTAAATCAAACAACATCGTAGGATATGTATTTTGCCCGGCTTCTCTGCCATAGGGAATCTGCATAACAGGCAGATCCTTTGTAAATGAAAATCCATCTGACAAAGTCATCTGCTTTAACTCTTCCTCTTTTATAAAAGCCCTGCGTCCTCCATGGCGAGTTGGCATCAGAGTATACTGATAGATCTTCGTCTCATAATTTACAGGACTTCTCATATAAACATAGCGTCCGTCTGTACAGTTGATCTGGCCTCCATAGATTCCGAAAAGAGCAGCTTCCCGTATGGCTTTATCTTCCTGAAGTACAGACTGAAGGGGAATTCCCTCCATATCTTTTGGAAGCTCCAGCCCAAATTGTTTCAATATGGTTGCAGGCAGATCAATGGTCTGCACCAGACTTTTTACCCGTTTTCCCTTATTTCCAGTGACCGGGTCCCATATGAACAAAGGAATCCTGGCCACTTCATTATAAAACGGGCAGTGGCATTTGGCCCATTGCCCATGTTCTGACAGAAGAAACCCATGATCAGTATTAACAATAAGCATAGTATCCTTCCACATATGATACTCATCCATCAGATCCAGGATCTCACCCAGCTTTTCATCACACATAGACAACAGGGCTCCATATTCTGACCTCAAATGAAGAATTTCCTCTGGTGTATCACGCTCATTAAGATTTCTGTAATCCGGCCAGTCATAAACGGCCCCATTATAAGTATGGGGAAACAGTTTTTTAAACTTATCATGAGTAAAAAACGGTTCATGGGGATCAAAGGTTTCTATCTGCAAAAACCATTGGTCTGAATTGTGGTTGGTCCTGATAAATTCTTTACCGGCTTCAAAGGTTTTACTCTGGGGCTGCTTCTCTTCTGTATCTAAATAGGACCTGTTAATAAAATCCTGGGGGACCCAGTTGTGCTCCCAGCTGTCAGCAATTCCATCACACCGGTTTTTATATTCCTTTGGAGCCCTGTTCTCTCCTGCAACCCCTTTCCATGCATCCCCCTCCTGTCCACGGAATCCTTCCCACGTTCTGTATCTGGTATGATAGGTTGCTCCGCCATCTTCAAAATAATGGTAATGATCGGTAGCAATATGGGTATGAATGCCATTGCGATTTAACAGCTCAGGCATGGAATCATCAAAGGGCTCCAATGGCCCCCAGCTTCGATGGAGAAAATTATATCTCCCAGTGTGCAGTTCCCGCCGCGCAGGCATACAGGGAAGGCTGCCGGCATAGCAATTGTCAAAAGTTACCGAATGTTCTTCCAGTTTGTTAAAATTAGGAGTCTTTGCAAATCTTCCTCCATAGGACTCCAGCATATTTCTATTTAATGAATCAAACATGACCATCAAAACTCTCATGATTTCTTTTACTCCCCTCTTCTGTATTCATAGGGATTGACCCCATAACGTTTTTTAAAGGTTGTGGAAAAATAACTCACATTAGGATATCCCACCGCTTCCCCGATTTTCTGAACACGTTCTGTTGTGTGGGACAGCAAATAAGCAGCTTTCTTAAGCCTTATCTCAGAGACAAAGGCACTATAGGTACAGCCCACCTCTTCCTTAAAGATTCTGGATAAATATTCCGGGTTTAAGTGGACCTCCTGGGAAACCATTTCCAGGCTGATAGCTTCGCTGTAATGCTTTCTCACATAATCAACGGCTGCGGATACTCCTTTGGACAATCGTCTTTCATCCACATCCTGATATGCCAACACATTTCTGATAAACTCCAAAACTTTGCACCTGGCTTCTGCATAGTCTGTGGTTCTATAGACCCGGCTTTTTTCTTCTAAAAGCATATGGTGCATCAGCTGTGCGTCCTCTTCTGCAAACCGCATATATGCCATTTCCATTGCATCACAGCAAAAGGAGGTAAAACCACTGATAGGAACCCCTGTATCATTCCTGGCTTCTTCCATGGTTTCTTCCGTTCTTCCATAAAATTTGTCACCTTGCACATCATATAATTCCCGTCTTTTCTTCCGGAAAACAGACTCCCACTTTGATTCCTTTTTTCTGATTTCACTTCCACTGCTCTTAGCTTGCCAAACCTTTATTTTCCCTTCATAATATCCCATTCCAAGACCATAAACCGCCTGAACAATAGCATCGGGCACATTGCATAAACGGTCCGTTATGGTGCTGACTCCTGCCATACAGCCGTTATTTAATACAATTGCAGATGCATACTCATACAAGATCTGATTCTTCTTAAGCTCGGTTAAATCCCTTGCCAGATTACCAATAATCACATAGGTATATCTGTCATACTCAAAGCTGGCTACATGACGGACACAGGCGTTCTGTGGCAGGACAAAATCTTTCATTAAATCCTGTTTCCAGACAGCAATGGAAAACAGTCCTCCATCCCTCCATCTGATATTACAATCTCTCAGCTGCCTGATATCATCCTCTTCCAATGGTCCGTCTTTTCTTAAAATATCACTGATTATGGAGTGCTGCTGTCCTGTACTCTCCGTTTCTCCACGAACTTCTTTCGTACCCGCTCTTTTTATTTGCAGTTCCAGCTTAGAAAGCATCTCCTGAAAGGACTGTTGATTCATCTCTGTTTTCAGCAGATAATCGTCACCACCCTGGCGAATGGCTTCCCGCACCAAATCAAAATCTGCAAAAGCAGTCAGTAATATGACGATCGTTCTGGGATTTAACTTTTTAATCTCCTTTAAAAGCTCTAAACCTCCCATGAGAGGCATTTTTATATCTGTGAATACGACATCAGCCTCATTTTCTTTATAAATTGACAGAGCCTGCTCTCCGTTATGCGCACAGCCTGCCAGTTCACAGCCCGGATAGCTCTGAATACAAAACTGCAGCCACTCACAAATCATTCTTTCATCATCTACAATCAGTATTTTCATGCGAAATCCTCTTCATTGATATGCTCTCTCATTATAACAGGAAGCTTTAAAGTAACTGTTGTCCCGATTCCTGATTCGCTTTCCACAAGAAGCCCATAAGAATCTCCAAAATTGATTCTGATTCGATTTAACACATTTAAAATGCCAATGGAACCTCCGGTATGGTACTCTCTGTCCTCCAGCTGATTTCTCAATTGTATAAGTTCCTCATCGCTCTGACCAACTCCATCGTCGGAAATAGTAATCAAAAGACAGTCTCCGTATATGGCAGATTCGACCACAATAAGCCCCGGCTCCTCCTTTGCATTAAGTCCATGAAATATAGCATTTTCCACGATTGGCTGTATAATAAGAGAAGGCACAAGGCACCCCTTTGTCTTTTCTTCTATTTCACATTCAAAATGCACTTTATCGCCATAGCGGATCTGCTGAAGTACCAGGTATTTTTTCGTATTTTCAAACTCTTCCTCCAACAAAATGAAATCCGTATCTACTGACAAGGTCCTCTTTAGCAGGTCTATAAAAGCTGACATCATTAAAACCGCCTGCTTGTTATTTCCCAGTTCAATCATGCACTGAATAGAAAACAGGGTATTATAAAGAAAATGGGGATTGATCTGGGCCCTGAGAAAATCAAGCTCAGATTTCCGCTTTTTTATTTCTTTTTGCTTTACACTTTCCATCAGTTTTTTAATCTCTTTTGCCATCTCATTAAAGCTGTCTTTCAATTGATTGACTTCTTCATAGCCTTTAATGTCACTGATCACATCAAAATCACCCTGCCGTACCTGATCCATCAGACTGCACAGCTTCTGGATCGGCTTTGATATTCTGCCAGATAAGTAATAAGCAGCTCCCGCTCCTGCAAAAATGCAGAAGCTTAAAAGCAGGAGCAGAATGGCAATGGCCTGATGGAGAGGCCTAAAAATCACAGAACAAGGCATCTCCTCTACAATTGTCCATCCTGTTTCAGGATCATAATAATTGGACAGCAGATAATCCTGCCCCAGTTTCCTAATCATATTGTACTGATTTATTCCATAAAACTGTCTGAAGTTTTTAACCCCAATGAAGTTTTTGCCAAGCAAATCCTTATCTCTGCTGGATACTATATTTCCTTTTTTATCAAAAATATAAAAGTTGCTGTTTTCCTCTACAGAACTATATAAACCCTCCAGATACTTTTCATCTATATTAACCAGGATCGTACCAAGTATATTGCCCTCCTGATCCATGACCTGACGAAATGCACCGAATACATAAGGATTATCTAAGCCTGTGCTGTCAAACTTTTCCCGAAAACTGCTGATAAACACCATATCATCCTCAGAATCATAGCTTTGCCTGTACCATAACTGGCTTTCTAATCCCTGAAAGTCATAATCCCCTTTCCCCCTTGAGGAGTACTGAAAACCATTATTGCCCAGAATGACCACATCATAATTCAGACCTATATCATGAAAAACCTGGTCATAGGTCTTTTTTAACTCATCAAGATAATTGATGGCCTTCTGCCTGCTTTCCAGGAACTGATCCTTTTCTTCAGACAGATAGCTTCTCATATGCTCATCATAGCGGTAAAGATTGGATATGGTAATCGTATTGCTTTTTATGGTATTGGATCGTTCTGAGATCTGTTTTAATACATCCAGTCTGCTCTGTCCGATCTGATCCAGCATAAGGCTTTTGATCCCTAGGAATAAAAACATAACAAAAAGAAGGGAAATCAAGGCAAACGTAAGCCCATATCCCAGGCGCAGCTGTGCCTTAAGGGTACTAAATCCCTTTTTCATTTTATTCCATTCCTTTTTCATCTTTACAATTAGTTTTCTGCAGTTTTTCTTTAATATAATCATCACAGCTATGAGACTCTTTCTCCTTACTCCAGACTCCCGCCAGATTGATCTGCCCGGAACCGTATACAGCTTCTTTCGCACCATCAATCTCCGGATTTACATATTTTAAAAACCACTGCTCCAATTCATAATTCAGTTTATTTTTAATTGTTGCCGCTTCCCCGTCTTCAGATAAAAGAAGATTGCTCCTCTCTACCGGATCTTTCTCTAAATCATAGAGTTCATTGGGTCCATAAGGGTAACGTTTGATAAACTTATATCTGGTTCCCCGTATCATTCGGTTCGGCCCATATTCATCTAATACAACAATAGATTCTGACTGAATAAAGGGTTGTCCCATCATAGCCGGAAGAAAGCTTCTGCCAGGAAGATGATCCGTGAAACTGTCCTCTGCTCCGACATATTCCAGCAGAGTTGGCATAAAATCATAAGCGGAAACAAGAGAAGTGTTTACCATACCCTGAGGAATGCTGCCAGGCTGGCTGGCAATAAAAGGAACCTTAACTGAGGATTCATACATATTGATCGGAAAGGTACCATTGCCTTTTCCCCAGAAACCATGGTGTCCGCAGCTGAATCCATTATCGCTGGAAAACACTATCAGCGTCTCTTCTCTGATACCCAGACGATCAAGCTCATCAAGAATACGGCCGATATTCTGATCCATTGCAGTGACTGCTGCATAATATCCCATCTGATTAGCCCTTAAATCCTTCATAACCTCTTCTGTTAAATAAATATGATCCGGATGCTTTTCCTCCATAGGGCATGACAAGAAGGAACAGTCCTCGTAAATTTTTGTGTATTCTTTTGGATGGTTGTTAACCCATGGGGAATGAGGTGCCGTATAGCCTACATGAAGATAAAAAGATTGCTTGCCTGCGTTTTCTTTGATAAAAGATATGGCATCATCGGTTATCACATCAGTGACATAACCGGATTCATAGATTAGTCGTCCTTCTTTATAAAAAGGAGCATTATAATAAGGGCCTCCGCCAGATTTGTGCGCAAACCAGTGTGTAAAACTCTTTTGAGGAACAGAACTCCTGCCAACGTGCCATTTACCGGACAGACCACATACATAACCTTCCCGAGCCAATACATCGGTATAAGCGGTCTGACCCGCCAGATATTCTATATCCTCCTGTTCTTTATTATCGTCACGAAGCCAGTCATGGACCCCATGCTGTGATGGAATTCTTCCGGTTAAAAGAGAAGCCCTGGCTGGGGAACAAACAGGGGAAGCACAAAAGAAGTTGTCAAAGCGGATCCCCTCTGCTGCCAGCCTGTCCAGGTTGGGCGTAAGTATCTCTTGATTCCCGGCACAGCCCATAGCCCAGGCACCCTGATCATCCGATAATATAAAAATGATATTGGGTTTATTTTTACTCATTTTTGTTCTCCTTACTATTAGGTTATAATAGCTGCGGCAAGTCGAACATTTATCTTTAGTATATATGATGTAGAATCAATTGTAAAGATGCATTTTTATGTCGCATTTTATACAAAAGCATCTCCTGACCATAGTTAAGACCATCGTCTATGCCGCTTAGCGGGTTGCATAGATATCTGCACTTTGCATGCTCTATTGGGTCAAGGCACATAAAAAGCGCCGGAAAAAGTCCGACGCTAATAGTATGTGCCTAATTGATTCTTTCTATTTCATGGTAAGTTTGGCATGATCTTAAATATCAATCCCTGATTCTTTTAATTTTACCTGTCCCACAAAAACGGATCTTCTGTCTTACACAGGTAATTTTTAAGTTTTTCCCGGTATGCAAGAATTTCTGTTCTCTGGCAGTCCGGCTCCAACAGTACCGGATTTATCTGGTAAGGATCTTCCATATTATCATATAGATATTCCTTTTGTTCCTCTCCAGGAGCATAGCCGTTAAAAATGACATAGGTATAACGTTTATCCTTGATGCCTCTCCAGCCATAAGCCTTATGGGTGAGCCCCTTGTCGGAAAACGCCTTTACCGCATCCGCACCGCCTGGATAGGAACAGATCAACATATCCTGCGGTTCGTTCTCATCTTCTCCGAACATACCTTTCACATGACTGTAACCCTCGCACGTTTCAGGTATGGAAAGCTCCAGAAGTTCCAAAATGGTCGGCATATGGTCCGGACTTGCAAAGATTCCGTCATTGTCCACAGCCTTAATTCTTCCCTTCTGACGGATCATAAGAGGAATATGGATGGACTCCTCATACCAGACATTTTTACTCATCAGACCGTGGGAACCAAGCATTTCCCCATGATCCGCAGATAAGATGACAATGGTATTTTCCTCCATATTATGGTCCTTTAAATATTGAAGGATTCTACCAAACTGTTCATCGATTCCATGGACTGCAGCATAATATTGCCTGGTCTGGGTTTCAAGCAGTCCGCCTTTTTCCCTCATCTCTTCCGGTACGTTTTTCCGGTATTGAACTTCTAAATCCTTAAATTTCTCATAATACCGGTCCGGTACCAGTTCATAGGGAAGATGGGGCGGATTATAGGATAAGTACAGCGCAAAAGGCTGCTCTTCTTCTTTCCTGGCTTCCATATACTCAATGGCCTTATCTGTCTCAAATTCCGCAGACCACTTTCCGGGTTTTATTTGCTTTTCATCATCCTGCCAGTAATGAGGATCCAAATGGTCATCCCAGGCTCCATAAGACAGCCAGTAGTCAAATCCATGTCTTCTCTCTCCAGGCGGTGTATAGGCATCCCAGTCTTTTGCGCCCGATTTAGGATTGGAGGAAAAGTTAAGCTCTGAAGCATCCAGATGCCATTTGCCAATGTAACCTGTTTGATATCCTTCGGCCTTCAGTACATCTCCGATACAGAGCTCCTGGGGCCTTAGCATGACTTTTTCTTCCAGTCCTATCTTGCAATTGGTCCACATCCCTACACGGAATGGGTATTTCCCTGTCATCAGGGAAGCTCTGTGAGGAGAACATAAGGGGAACGTACTATAAGCATTGGTAAACCTCATGCTCTCCTGGGCAAAGGAGTTAATATTTGGAGTCACCACCTGGTCCATGTTCATAAATCCCATGGCGTGAGCCCGCCACTGGTCGGCAAAAACATACAGCAGATTCGTTTTCATTTTTTTCTCCTTATTCTTCCACAGTTCTTACCAGTACAGCTCCCAGTCCTTTGAAAGCCTGGTAAGAGCCTCCATGTAAAAATAATCGCCCCAGGTATTGCACTCATCCACGCCACGGTTCGTACAGGTATTCTCCTTGGAATCCCTGGCGTAAG encodes the following:
- a CDS encoding sulfatase, with translation MRVLMVMFDSLNRNMLESYGGRFAKTPNFNKLEEHSVTFDNCYAGSLPCMPARRELHTGRYNFLHRSWGPLEPFDDSMPELLNRNGIHTHIATDHYHYFEDGGATYHTRYRTWEGFRGQEGDAWKGVAGENRAPKEYKNRCDGIADSWEHNWVPQDFINRSYLDTEEKQPQSKTFEAGKEFIRTNHNSDQWFLQIETFDPHEPFFTHDKFKKLFPHTYNGAVYDWPDYRNLNERDTPEEILHLRSEYGALLSMCDEKLGEILDLMDEYHMWKDTMLIVNTDHGFLLSEHGQWAKCHCPFYNEVARIPLFIWDPVTGNKGKRVKSLVQTIDLPATILKQFGLELPKDMEGIPLQSVLQEDKAIREAALFGIYGGQINCTDGRYVYMRSPVNYETKIYQYTLMPTRHGGRRAFIKEEELKQMTLSDGFSFTKDLPVMQIPYGREAGQNTYPTMLFDLEKDPNQESPIEDEAAEKRMIHFMRKRMKENQCPLEMLERYGF
- a CDS encoding response regulator transcription factor, yielding MKILIVDDERMICEWLQFCIQSYPGCELAGCAHNGEQALSIYKENEADVVFTDIKMPLMGGLELLKEIKKLNPRTIVILLTAFADFDLVREAIRQGGDDYLLKTEMNQQSFQEMLSKLELQIKRAGTKEVRGETESTGQQHSIISDILRKDGPLEEDDIRQLRDCNIRWRDGGLFSIAVWKQDLMKDFVLPQNACVRHVASFEYDRYTYVIIGNLARDLTELKKNQILYEYASAIVLNNGCMAGVSTITDRLCNVPDAIVQAVYGLGMGYYEGKIKVWQAKSSGSEIRKKESKWESVFRKKRRELYDVQGDKFYGRTEETMEEARNDTGVPISGFTSFCCDAMEMAYMRFAEEDAQLMHHMLLEEKSRVYRTTDYAEARCKVLEFIRNVLAYQDVDERRLSKGVSAAVDYVRKHYSEAISLEMVSQEVHLNPEYLSRIFKEEVGCTYSAFVSEIRLKKAAYLLSHTTERVQKIGEAVGYPNVSYFSTTFKKRYGVNPYEYRRGE
- a CDS encoding sensor histidine kinase, with amino-acid sequence MKKGFSTLKAQLRLGYGLTFALISLLFVMFLFLGIKSLMLDQIGQSRLDVLKQISERSNTIKSNTITISNLYRYDEHMRSYLSEEKDQFLESRQKAINYLDELKKTYDQVFHDIGLNYDVVILGNNGFQYSSRGKGDYDFQGLESQLWYRQSYDSEDDMVFISSFREKFDSTGLDNPYVFGAFRQVMDQEGNILGTILVNIDEKYLEGLYSSVEENSNFYIFDKKGNIVSSRDKDLLGKNFIGVKNFRQFYGINQYNMIRKLGQDYLLSNYYDPETGWTIVEEMPCSVIFRPLHQAIAILLLLLSFCIFAGAGAAYYLSGRISKPIQKLCSLMDQVRQGDFDVISDIKGYEEVNQLKDSFNEMAKEIKKLMESVKQKEIKKRKSELDFLRAQINPHFLYNTLFSIQCMIELGNNKQAVLMMSAFIDLLKRTLSVDTDFILLEEEFENTKKYLVLQQIRYGDKVHFECEIEEKTKGCLVPSLIIQPIVENAIFHGLNAKEEPGLIVVESAIYGDCLLITISDDGVGQSDEELIQLRNQLEDREYHTGGSIGILNVLNRIRINFGDSYGLLVESESGIGTTVTLKLPVIMREHINEEDFA
- a CDS encoding sulfatase-like hydrolase/transferase, with amino-acid sequence MSKNKPNIIFILSDDQGAWAMGCAGNQEILTPNLDRLAAEGIRFDNFFCASPVCSPARASLLTGRIPSQHGVHDWLRDDNKEQEDIEYLAGQTAYTDVLAREGYVCGLSGKWHVGRSSVPQKSFTHWFAHKSGGGPYYNAPFYKEGRLIYESGYVTDVITDDAISFIKENAGKQSFYLHVGYTAPHSPWVNNHPKEYTKIYEDCSFLSCPMEEKHPDHIYLTEEVMKDLRANQMGYYAAVTAMDQNIGRILDELDRLGIREETLIVFSSDNGFSCGHHGFWGKGNGTFPINMYESSVKVPFIASQPGSIPQGMVNTSLVSAYDFMPTLLEYVGAEDSFTDHLPGRSFLPAMMGQPFIQSESIVVLDEYGPNRMIRGTRYKFIKRYPYGPNELYDLEKDPVERSNLLLSEDGEAATIKNKLNYELEQWFLKYVNPEIDGAKEAVYGSGQINLAGVWSKEKESHSCDDYIKEKLQKTNCKDEKGME
- a CDS encoding sulfatase family protein, whose protein sequence is MKTNLLYVFADQWRAHAMGFMNMDQVVTPNINSFAQESMRFTNAYSTFPLCSPHRASLMTGKYPFRVGMWTNCKIGLEEKVMLRPQELCIGDVLKAEGYQTGYIGKWHLDASELNFSSNPKSGAKDWDAYTPPGERRHGFDYWLSYGAWDDHLDPHYWQDDEKQIKPGKWSAEFETDKAIEYMEARKEEEQPFALYLSYNPPHLPYELVPDRYYEKFKDLEVQYRKNVPEEMREKGGLLETQTRQYYAAVHGIDEQFGRILQYLKDHNMEENTIVILSADHGEMLGSHGLMSKNVWYEESIHIPLMIRQKGRIKAVDNDGIFASPDHMPTILELLELSIPETCEGYSHVKGMFGEDENEPQDMLICSYPGGADAVKAFSDKGLTHKAYGWRGIKDKRYTYVIFNGYAPGEEQKEYLYDNMEDPYQINPVLLEPDCQRTEILAYREKLKNYLCKTEDPFLWDR